taatgaaattgaatgattttttgttgaaattggccgggaaaacctattatataataatagaaatatcgaagtcttataatatagcgcacgtatctaccacacaaggtactcgaggcgctgagtttatacaaactttcagaaagataggttatagcagtgatgaattctaagacccaattatttagcaccttataagggtttacaaggtcctaggcgcatacagcagccacagccaggaacaccggggcgaaccccttctcttttcgataagtgcacttggttattttacatgcgttacacaacacatgggaccaacggtcttacgtcccatccgaaggacgaagcaatggttaagtgtcttgcttaaggatacaagtgtcacggctggggattcgaacccacactatgcttTGGAGCACAACAgctgatatatttttttataataccACGTTATTTTTAAGTGAAATATTTCTAAAAATGCTTTTTACTGTAGGAAAGCTGCTGGTATAGGCTTCTAACTCAAAGTATTATTGACGTCAATAGTTTTAGGAGTGATTACAAAACTATTAATTGTCCcaataacaaaacagttgaaaCAGTTAAACCATTACATGAATAAAAAATAGCACAGAGCCACAAATAATAGAAAACATGATACGAGGCTAGGTCATGGAAAGAAAACAGGGCACAGTTTCATGGCTCTTGtaccgtaagcaaataatcggcgcttacggaagcagggaatgaTAATtatgcttacgtcaagcgtattttaaATTACGGGTTAGCGGTGATTTGTGTTGGTGTGCGTGCGTACTCAAGgcactaggcattctacgcttacacagctagcgcatcaatgggagacttttgggacgcttggtggcagcagacctaccaggtaaaatccattatTCTCggcaatgtgcgcatgctcagaactacgtaaacaatggaattttacctggtaagtctgctgccagcgttccaaagtctcacattgtgatcgtaagcgcagaattcagtggTAAGCAGAGCAGTGAAATTTGGCCCCGGTCATCTGGAAGCTCTTTGCTTGAGAAGGAACAATAAATGATAAAATACTTGATTACCTGGGTCCATGCGGTGGGAAAAGACGTTTTCTGGTCGATACATGACGCTGTTGAACACCTTTATAGCCTTGTAGAGGTTCTTGACTTGATCTACGGGTagagatagctcagttgatcgACAGTGATCACTGTAATTTATGCACATGAAGTTACCATGTCGGTCATATCTATAcacgagaacaaaaacaaaaaacataaaaaaaaatcgttctttatccccgatgcaagattaacatctattaaatctttGCGGTACTCGATGcttaaaacataggattcgaactgcaatatcagtggtctagtttgtaagacactgctctagaattgcaagggtcgtaggttcgaaGTAACGCTAATGCACACATCGATGCAATGGTAAAAGCCACAATTAATATTCGTTAAAAAATCATCTATTACAATCTAATAATATCtgggtcaatgttttttttttacccgaaCAGGGTCCAGTTGGAAGAAAACCGGACCCATGGCTGATTCGTAATCGGGtcaaaacacgacaactgaatcAATTTCGAAATTGGCAAAAATCAATGGCctgtcccagggaattctgtccgccgaAGATTAGGTCccccatatgggaaattaacatgggctggaggaggactcaaaagagggcgctatcagaagaagtttacACACAATTCGCCATTATTATGCCGTTTGCATGGTTGACGTAAGAGTTGGGAGGAGTTGGTCTGAAGCTATGAGCTTCTGCTGAGGAATTATTTTATGACTTGACAACAATATTTCAGAATTACAAGCGAACGAGATCGTCCATATCTATCAAAAACCGCAACAGCTAAAGGtacttgacacgtttggtaattgtcaaagaccagtatgctaacccaacatatgcaaaaataacagacccgtgaaaatttgtactcaattgtttatcaaatttgcaagagaataatgaaatacaaaatacccttgttgcattatactttgtgtgctttcagataaatataataaaaggcttcagctgaatacttttattatttgagttgtACTGAGAAATAATTATATACATCTTtctaatacttcagagggatacgtttctcacaatgctttatactttcaacagcgctccattgctcgttacgaaTCATTTATGCTAATcgttatttggagtaattaccaatagtgtccagtccctttaatgGTGAAATTATTGTCTTACTGGATCATGGGCCGTCTACTTTTCGGATGGTATATGAGGTGGTCATCTCCAGCGTCAATCATTTATGCTAATcgttatttggagtaattaccaatagtgtccagaccCTTTAATGGTGAAATTATTGTCTTACTGAGTCATGGGACGTCTACTTTTCGGATGGTATCTGAGGTGGTAATCTCCTGCGTCAATCATTTATGCTAATCGTTATTcggaataattaccaatagtgtccagtccctttaatgGTGAAATGATTATCTTACTGAATCATGGGACGTCTACTTTTCAGATGGTATCTGAGGTGGTCATCCCCTGCGTCTCTGAAATCAATCTGCGTCGTGCGTAATATTTGATACTCCTCGGGATAATCTCGTTTCAACTGCTCTGCAATATTGACGCCATCTACGAACTGGTTCTCACCGCCTTCACCCGCCTGCTCAATACAATGCAGCATTTGAATCTAAAATAATGAGAAATATTGGACTGAGTTCAAAGCAAGTCTAAATGAAGTCATCAGTATCACCATGGACACGGAGGagaacaaattatttgttttttcctcGATGGTATTACGAATAACTAGTACCCAAGTTCTTAGGGTCTCATTGCCGAGTGGTGTGGAGCATCATATTGAAGTTCTGGTGGTTTTGTTCtcggggtgtgggttcgaatcctggtcatgggTAAAGTGAGTAATATATTTGCCTCTTGCTTGACACCCCGTTTACACAGAACTAGTTTGGTGTGACTCAGGCCTAACGAAGACCTTGCCGACCACCCCGATCTCAAAAAGTTATCAAGTCGGGGCGCTATGTTGCCGTCAAAATCCAGTGATACCCCGTTCAAACATAGacgtagtcttggttccaagaccattggtattgagcggtcacacacaaccaaccaacgttccgatctatgcacggcaaacTGTACATGCTTGTAATGAATgaacatagagggcgctgtgacTAGCGTTCCCCCCCCCACGACATTATCCGGATGGGATCAGGGAATCAGAAATACACAGCACCTTcagaacgttggttgtgtgtgaccgcgcgaCACCAATGTTCTTGAAACCAAGCCTAACATAGACGCCGCTTCCACTTATAAGATGAAAAAGTGGCCGTGTTGTTGTATAACCAGCTTACCTAGAAAGTGTTGTCTAACtagaacgttggttgtgtgtgaccgcgcgaCACCAATGTTCTTGAAACCAAGACTAACATAGACGCCGCTTCCACTTATAAGATGAAAAAGTGGCCGAGTTGTATAAACAAGCCTACCTAGAAAGTGTTGTCTAACTAGAAGTTCTAAGAATACGAGTCATACTGCCTAAAGTGTCAAAAACCATTTCCATCGGGCCTGTCTgatgattgtttttgttaatattttattttatttatttatttaaataaaataacttttaaaGGCTTTCCTTTCACCTGTTCTTGTTGTGATTGCTAACAGTACCATTATGAtggaatgttttaaaaacattggacactattggtaattgtcaaagaccagtcttctaaactcacttgatgtatctcaacatatgcacacaacaacaaacctgtgaaaatttgagcacaattggtcgtcgaagttgcgagataataatgaacgaaaaaacacccttgtcacacgaagttgtgtgctttcagatgcttgatttcgagacctcgaaatctaattctgaggtatcgaaatcaaagtcgtggaaaattacttctttctcgaaaactacgttacttcagagggagccgtttctcacaatgtgttatattatcgacagctccccattactcgttaccaagtaaggttttacgctaataaatgctgagtaattaccaattgtgtccactgcctttacgtaACAGCACTTTCTCCCTTAAATGTAAAACTGTTTCATTAGGGATGAAGGTGATGAATAGTTCAAACGGGAGTATTTCGCTgttaaaaatcaaagaaaaatcatttaaaacttACACCGGGTATGTATTCATAGAAGAGCTGATCGATGTGGAGTCCCAGAGATTTAGGTGTGAAAGCAACACTGCTAGCGTCAAGTTTGCTGAACACCTGGAACGTATCTCtagttttgttttgaagaagaaaacaaatgctggcaaataatatttattcataaataaccccagacagtttcgctatatctattggtggagagcgtgtcacgtgggggtgtttaaacggtttataatgaccagctggagctgtttaaaaccggttgttttcggatagcaTTGTGCGGGTTAGCGCACAACCTTGTTCCCCGGGGTGATTGATATCGCCGCGCCAGTAGCCCATGGATACGAGGATGCATTATACGCGCACGAGTGCATATCCGAAAAAAGTCTCATTATGCACCACTAGTACAGAGCTCAGACGTCAGAAAACAGATaagtttttacagagtttcctactttattacgccttttaaccaaaacgGAATTTacgaatgggaataaaagagtagtgacttgttcttaaacggccgttttaaaccttgcagggtcgtggccgtgcgataaaggcccgagccgaaggcgagggctattatcgcacggccacgaccctgccggttttaaacggccgtttaagacctcgtcactacccttttatttccTTGGCAAAAGCcgttggcgggggggggggagtcagGTCTCAGAATTTGGTTCTTTGCTTTgggttttttcaaaaattgtatCTTGGAGGGAGTGTTGGTAAATATTATTGGAATCTTTAAGCGTCAAGATAAAGTCGGGGCCATGCCTTTAACAGCTTAGATATTAAGGAGATTCTTGTTTACTTTCTTGCTAAAAcgacttttaaaaaaacagcaTGTAAGGAAGTTATTTGAACAAACAAGCTATTTtgtaaactaaaaacaaaaatgcagtaattttttaaagaatatCCCTGGTTCTAGAACAACTTTTCTTGAAACAATGTTCTTGTGCAAACAACTAAGAGAACAATCTGTTCTCGAGAAACAGGAGAGCAAAAAAAGTGGATTGTCCGAACCAAAACGTTCAATCTGCATTTTGTGTTGCGGAAACCAGAAAAGCTGATGTCCACTTTTGACCCACGTGTGAGAACACGTCCAATCTGCTTTTCGGCTAACTTAAGAGTAAAAAAAGTGGATTAAACTAAAACGTTCAATCCACACTTCTGCTTTCAGAAAACCCCAAAAGCAGATGTACACTTTTGGACTGTCAGTGTAGTAACTAAGTAAAATTGGCTTATCTGAAATCAGTCAAGGAGGCAGAAAAGCAAATAGGTGGAAACATGCATCGGGAAACAACGTTCAACCTGCTTCTCTGCAGTTCTGATAGCAGACAAGAAGATGTCCACTTTTAAACATCCATGGGGGTTGGGTCCCAGCGTATTTTGCACTAGTTATGTATCTACACATCCATATCATCAATTATCGACTTACCCATATACCGTGGTTCGGAGGTAAGCAACCCTCTTGGCAAGCTGCCCAACAGCTCCAACCTTCAACGGAGCCCCTTGCACCATAGCCATCCCTTTACTACCCAGTACACTCAGCCAGTTATACAACTCGGTGTCGCTTGTTACAATCTTGTTGAAGTCGAATTTCTCCACATCTGTGTCCATCTCTGCTCCCCATATCGCCAGTTTCTGTCCGTCCACGAAGTCCTTTTCGGTCTCCGAGAAGCGCTGACGATTCAGCCATTCTGCCAGGAAGTCACTGCGATGGCCCCCGGGCCAGATGATTCTGAACCCGGCACCACCATCGGTGATATCGTCGGATTGGGGAATAATCTCTGGGTCCAGATCTGCGATATGGGATGTACGCTGCCAGGCGGAAGGTTGGTAACAAGCCGAGCAGCGACAGTTGTCTTTCAGCCATACGTACGGGTATTGACCTATGTAGCCATTGTCGAATGACAGCTTGTACCACCCTTCATTATCTTGTCTTTCTCTTGAGATCAGCTTTGTATCATCAGTTGTGTTCTCGTTGGGAGCCATTGCGATGGAGGTGATACCTGCCGGGCTGTTGTCTAACAGTGAGGTCAGACCCGAGAGTTGTCACGACGGtcgattgtgtttttgtttggatAAAACCTTTTACTTCAAAGTTCAACTTTTTTGCTGGATAAGCAGTCTGACTATTTAATCACCGGGCCTAATCTGACCATGATCTGACAGACCTGGGGGTGCTATAGAACTGTCATACAATTGGTAACCTTGTGATTTTAATAATAGTATAAATAGTAAAAACAACAGTGGCCCTTTAtagagcgctcaggtccgtcggGTATGACGCTCATGGTGCGGTACAAAccaacatataaaaaaaagcaaaataaagtCATAGTGGTGGTGTTTAGTGGTGGTGGATTGTATGTTATGTTAAGGCCCGTGGCGTATCACCTGAACTTATGCCAAGGTATGCACAAAGTAGTTCGAAAATTGTTAGAGTCCAAGAACGTCCAACTTCCCACTTGACAGCGTATCACAGCGTATGCAAGAGTATGAGTAACGTATACCTAACGCATTCGTTGCATATGTCTGCCGTATTCAACGTATCCTCGGCGTATCCTCAACGTATCCTCAACGTATCCTCAGCATATCCTCGGCGTACAACGAACACGTAACCTATGCCGTTGTCATTGTCGCAGCCTATCATCCGCCATGGTCTCTGATGGGTTGTTGTGTTCAGCACGACCGATCATGAAGAAATAAGGATGTAGTCTAGTCAAATATAGCAAAAATATGGCTTGACCTAGACAAAATTGCTTCAcctgtgcaaaaaaaaattaaatttctaCTTTGTAAAGGGTGTGCATAcatatttttgggggaaaacGGTAATTTTTAActtatgcaaattatgcatgtttcccctgcttactttttttctactttttggaTACTGGAcatattggtatttgtcaaagaccagtcttctcacttggtgcatctcaacatatgcataaaacaacaaacttgtgaaaatttgagctcaattggtcgtcgaagctgcgatacaataatgatagaaaaaaacgcccttgtaacacgaaattgtgtgcttataatgcttgatttcatgacctcaaattctaaatctgaggtctcgaaatcaaattcgttgaaaaatactcctttctagaaaactacttcacttcagagggagccgtttctcacaatgttttattgagttattaccaatagtgtccactgcctttaagcgaacTAATTGTCATATTTAAGTAAAGCGGTAAAATCATGCAGTGCTCCTACGGGTAACAAAGACCAATGCGGAGACCAGTGTTATGCTCAACCAATTCGGCCAACAAGTTCATTCAACTGGAAATAGTCTGGGAACAATTGTCACTGAACCAaactttaccaagtaaggttttatgataataattattttgagttattaccaacagtgtccactgcctttataagggtcttgctcaagaacacaagtgtcacgaccgggattggaacccacacgcTGCTGAGATTCAGCCACCATAACTTGACTCCGAAGCAATGGCCACGACACATCAACAGATAGAAAAGAAGAGACTTTGGATACCAAAACTAAGAGAAACAACTGTATTATGGTGATACTTAAAATCTGGTTTATTTCATTCAGAGCAGTTAGTTGACGAGTTGACTTCATCGAGACACTAATCACAAAACAGCAAACTCTTTCGTCaacaagttgttgtttttttgcgtaaaaacttacttagtaatgagcaatagagagctgttgatagttgaaaacgtgagaaacggctccctcggaagtggcGTAGGTTTTGGGAAAGCGGTCAGCTCTCACTAAAAGAACGAacaacttcaggcctgaagccttttattatgcatctgaaagcacacaaagtcatacaacaactttttttttttcatgatctcttgcaagttcgataacCAGTTAAgcctaaaatgttcacaggtttgttgttgtgtGCATAATGTCGGGAtgcaccaattgagaatactgctTGGCTATTGCCAAACGTAACATGCTAAACAACTACGAACAATGTATGCAACTGAGCAACACAGACTGTGTACAGCTTGAACTAAATGTATATTAGAATAACCGGAGTCGCCCCTCTCAACTgtgcaaataattgttttactaaAGATCTAAGGTTATAACCATAAAAAGGTTCAACAAACTTACAAAAACGGGGCTGTTATAATCCAAGACAGTTTGTTTAccggttttgtttgtttaattgtatgttttttgtgtgtgtttttgtgctttcaatgaaaaaaaaaattaaaaaaaaattcttaaataTTTAGCATGTTAGTTGCACTAGGTAGAAAGGAATCCCTACAATTGTCGTTTTAAAAGACACAGTTGTCGAGCTTTCTACCTGGGAAATTCTGGGTGTTTTGAGGTTTCACAGGGTGGCTTAGGATCACAAAATAATCTCGTTGACCTAATAGCCGTGCTGGGGTTTCTTACGatttgcttaaagtcacctggaaatagaattacTTTTTTCAAACGTAAGAATATATGttaagtaacaataaaacaattgttttaaaaatggtttgtcacgatttatatgtttaaaaataacaaaataatagatgttaaatttgcatcggggataaagaatattagaaattgcaaaggtcgtgggttcgaatcccacccgagtaaaatgcctgtgatttttttcacaggactcggggaagtactgagtacaccgtgctacacacatcggtgtatatgggtaaaaaccaaaaattaatataataacaaaatagtTAAAGTTGTTGGGGGGTTGTCTCCgtctaccccttttgtgacgtcaatcgaggcagactgtGTATtgatgcgtatagtaaacacacgtgcaaagtacatgcaagtccaagtcattgagtttgtacgtttcgaaaaagttgttttcttgcatttgtattgctgctggatgcagcaaaacaactaaagatggggtcagtctgcatggctggtcagactcacaagagcaatagtgcctagtggtccggtctgacgtctttttcagcactgtgcagcattttctcttcaaatatcgcgcctcgattgacgtcacgaacagcgcctttTCGGGTCAGACctcttaaatttgttaataatataaaaactaatttttaggtcaactgtatatttttttacaaaataccacttccacgTGACTTTAAGATACGTagtaaatacgttttacatgctaaaactgacgACACAAAAAGGATTTGTATGACTTATTTTAAGCACCCCAGGAAGTAATATTCTGAGGGAAAACtgtctactatcattatcttaaaactgtgtgactgagtttaaaggcagtggacactatggtaattaattactcaaaataattatcagcataaaacctcacttggtaatgagtgatggggagaggttgatagtataaaacattgtgataaacggcttcctctgaagtagcatagttttagagaaagaagtaattttccacgaatttgatttcgagacctcaagtttctaatttgaggtctcgaaatcaaccatctgaaagcacacaacgtcgtgtgacaaagggtagttatctcgcaactccgacgaccaattgagctcaaattttcacagatttgttattttatgcattagttgagatacaccaagtgagacgactggtctttgacaattaccaatagtgtccagtgtcattaggGCAAGTAtgtagacattgtgttgtgTGTTTACAAAAGTACGCAAGACCCTTATTCACAGTCATTTAAATTATTATGTGCATTAATCGTATTCAGCTCATGGCAATCCTTAACTATATTATAAGCAACTCAGTGAAAATGACAGTTTTATTTCCTTCACCAcacttaatttgttttgtaaaatgtagGAAAATATAGTTTACCCATTAAGTCAGCTCTTACAGCaagcaattaaaacaaattacaccAAAACATGTCGAACAAAAAAAGTATCTGCACTACTTACATGAGATTAAACATTGGTTAAGAAACTCCAACATACAATAATCATTACACTGAATacgccccacccccccccccccccccacaaaaaaagtaTATATCCTACGGGGCAGAAACATGGACAACAACTAAGAAATTGGAAAAGAAACTGAGAGTCACACAAAAAGCAATAGAGAGGATCATGGTTGGAATTACAAGAAAGGACAGGGTCAGAAATGAGGACTTATGAAAGAAAGCCTGCCATGGACATCATACAGGAAATAAAAATAAGGAAATGGAGGTGGGCAGGCCACCTTGCAAGACGCCATGACAAAAAAAGGACACATTGCATTACGGAATGGACCCCAAGCATACGTTGGATGGACGACATCATAGAACTCGGGAGAAGACACACAAACATGATTTAACCAGCAAcactaattaaaggcagtggacactattggtaattgtcaaagactattcttcacagttggtgtatctcatcatatgcataaaataacaaacctgtgaaaatttgagctcaatcagtcatcgaacttgcgagataataatgaaagaaaaaatacccttgtcacacgaagttgtgtgcttctagcttgagacctcaagttctaaacttgaggtctcgaaatcaaattcgtggaaaattacttctttctcgaaaactatggcacttcagagggagccaattctcaccatgttttataccatcaacctctccccattactcgtcaccaagaaaggttttacgccaataattattttgagtaattaccaatagtgtccactgcctttaaaatgtataATACAAACAATATGTGTTCTaccaaacaatttcaaaatctAGGTGACAGAATATTTACATGCGTAGCTATTGTCTAACATTATTTGGGTGCTGTATTCTTTCTCTATTTAAgtcaaaaaaattgcttttatTACATTATATTTACATACATTTATTATTCCTTTGATGTTCATATccatatattttatttatagtaCATTACTTTTAAACACACTGTGACATGAAAGTATGTCAATCCTAATTCAATCCTATTCAGCTgtttttgcttatcctgaaaatcacatgaaaatttggttggtaatcctgtttttatcaaggaagaaatttcatgtttaaccatttgtttctgcttagcagctctatgacatttaGGCCCTGTACTGTATTAATTGATTAGTCTGTGTGACTAAATGTGtgactacatgtagttctttaAAACATGGTGTTTTTTGAACTGTAGCTAAACCTTTGTTTTGCAAATTGTGTTACTGCACTTTGTGCAATGgtctaataaataaataataatagaaatgATAATAATTTCCAAAGCTCAGCTCAACGGGCGTGACAATCCCGACCCCCGACTATCCCGACGATCAAAAAGGCCAAAGTTTCATACAAACCATCCAatacaaatatataaattaaatatttactctctttttttcttcttcttctttacaTCGAAGTTACTTGTTAACATACCCAGCAATTGTCTAGAATTTGTTGACTCAGTAATTGATATGAGTTATGTAAACTCTTACGGCCATGGCAACACATAGACTTTGTACAACGAgcacaagttaaaggaacacgttgccttggatcgctcgagttggtctttgaaaagcgtttgtaaccgtatgttataaaatgcatatagttagaaagatgttttaaaagtagaatacaatgatcaacacaaatatgcctcgaatatgcgtggttttccttttagtttgcgaactaacattgtcggccaattatgggagtcaaaaatttgactcccataaatggcgaccgtgttagtcgacgaggtaaaaagaaaaccacgcaatttcgagtgatacttgtgtggatcattatattttacttttaaaatatcttactaatcataattattatgcgttttataacaaacggttgcaaacgcttttcaaagaccaactcgaccgatccaagacaacgtgttcctttaaagtaaactATACCAGactttcaaaattattttgaaaaattctaATCATAAGTATGGATAAACTGGTACATCAACGGCCATACACAAACTTACACATCCCTGGTGCTACAATCACACTGAGACGTTGTGAAAGTGAAAATGTAGGtagaataacaacaacaacaccaacaacaaaaagttatcTCAACGGCCCGGTAATTTAACAGCTGTTCGCACTTGGATTAATTTGTGTCCGGTAACTTTAACatgggcctttctcaaacctcggcttttAATTCATGTCTATGTTTTAATCTGACATTTTcggagcagcgcgtattgcacgcGGTGGTTCGTACGTCAGCAGACATTTTAGACAGAAGTCACGTGACAGTATTGTCAAGTTACCGGAGTGGCGCGTTCGCATTGGAATTCTTGTCCCTGTTaagttaaaggcacctggaaataggattttttttctgttaaagtcacctggaagtggtattttttttaaataaagcttttgtcactaaaatatgtgtttttacgagaggaatgtgaataaaaagttaactaaggtttaaaaatattagttttgattgtatttacaaatttacgagtaggctccgacccgagagggcgctgttcgtgacgtagttcaaggcgcgatatttgaagagaaaatttgtagtcaggccccccgtacattacgtctttcagataccttcttcgatttcccactagctggaaaaattgttgggatgacgtcgtgtttaagaatggctcttctcgtcatgtcaaatgagtggtgtatcccggattcgaagcacgacggctcgaagtgttcgctgcatagcgctgaaaaagacgtcggaccggaccactttgctctagttaatctgactttcgcagcccacaaccgcctatacttgggatctgcaggaaatagatgaagactgaccccatctttagttgttttgctgcatccagcagcaatacacctggtcggcattgccggaaaaaatgacaggaaaaaaacactttttcgcagcgtacaaactcacgtcttagaattacatgtacttttgcacgtgtgtttatctacgcatcgaggcaaagtcttccttttcctacgtcacaaaaggggtagggcggagtcaaccccccaagcacttaattaattgttttaacatacaaatcgtgacaaacaattactcaacaaattgttttattgttagaaaaaacatatactcttatgtttaaaaggaaaaacatcctatttccaggtgcctttaaacataagagtatatgtttattaacaataaaacaatttttttagtaattttttgtcacgatttatatgttaaaaaaattaattaagtgactgggggttgactccgcctacccctgtTATGACGTAgaaaaaggaagactttgcctcgatcaaacatagacccacctcgatgcgtagataaacacacgtgcaaaagtacatgtaattctaagacgtgagtttgtacgctgcgaaaaaggttttttttctgacatttttccggcaatgccgaccaggtgtattgctgctggatgca
This region of Asterias amurensis chromosome 22, ASM3211899v1 genomic DNA includes:
- the LOC139953927 gene encoding gamma-butyrobetaine dioxygenase-like — encoded protein: MAPNENTTDDTKLISRERQDNEGWYKLSFDNGYIGQYPYVWLKDNCRCSACYQPSAWQRTSHIADLDPEIIPQSDDITDGGAGFRIIWPGGHRSDFLAEWLNRQRFSETEKDFVDGQKLAIWGAEMDTDVEKFDFNKIVTSDTELYNWLSVLGSKGMAMVQGAPLKVGAVGQLAKRVAYLRTTVYGDTFQVFSKLDASSVAFTPKSLGLHIDQLFYEYIPGIQMLHCIEQAGEGGENQFVDGVNIAEQLKRDYPEEYQILRTTQIDFRDAGDDHLRYHLKSRRPMIQYDRHGNFMCINYSDHCRSTELSLPVDQVKNLYKAIKVFNSVMYRPENVFSHRMDPGEIMTFSNGRVMHGRSAFKLTSGSGSRHLEGGYFDWDEAKSALRVLRENLFGDKRL